The proteins below are encoded in one region of Candidatus Margulisiibacteriota bacterium:
- a CDS encoding pilus assembly protein N-terminal domain-containing protein, whose product MMKKFCLALILFAAAAGAAQIELTAGASYSFRPSAKITRFVNAAPAVVEVSLTADGALLIQAKERGEARLFYWTDRQEILFVRVNGRKQTTAAAARRLAKNNGQWEAYLKFDPVNATPVNQKMILNSLKYSAAVGALDLDFYTRYRHNAAANGNDIGEVELLTARLAGRGGFVEIGDTTVRYSELAVPYLELQGASGRYSFSQTLALDGFVGQRPGNFWGREVGENYIADKDREVSVGGARLSWRPLENLNLGYLTASRRAETDNLLGSYSLHSAEIGYQWADYAAVVELAESQKDHAGATRTELHYDTEKYGWQIAYRDIAPDYRALSDYFNYAGMRGWYFYGSARPLRLLSLSGSYETYLQRFEREKLTNPDYIVERLRLRLGLDKVLFFRPAVSYYSNYRDNFRSSGINAQLYEIELWRRRLWAAYNLSTWRYESPSAEYSTDRTEAGLNYRQDWFGYRITRVDERARYIFGGNTSASSGWDLVASLGEFKLPYNSKFSISHWYQTRKNTLDTLDKNKNSLRLAFGQSFGDLYWYLNGVASRENSLFYEYEGEDYDREGYYYHDKLTQSEISGGLVYKF is encoded by the coding sequence ATGATGAAAAAATTTTGTCTGGCCTTGATTTTGTTCGCCGCTGCAGCCGGCGCGGCGCAGATCGAGCTGACCGCTGGAGCGTCTTATAGTTTTAGGCCGTCGGCCAAAATAACGCGTTTTGTCAACGCCGCGCCGGCTGTTGTCGAGGTGTCGCTCACGGCCGATGGCGCGCTGCTTATTCAGGCCAAAGAACGCGGCGAAGCGCGGCTTTTTTACTGGACTGACCGGCAGGAAATTTTGTTCGTGCGGGTTAACGGCCGTAAACAAACGACAGCCGCGGCCGCGCGCCGCCTGGCCAAAAATAACGGCCAGTGGGAAGCTTATCTGAAATTTGATCCGGTCAACGCCACGCCGGTCAACCAAAAAATGATCTTAAATTCACTGAAATATTCCGCCGCGGTCGGCGCTCTGGATCTGGATTTTTACACGCGTTACCGCCACAACGCCGCGGCTAACGGCAACGACATTGGCGAGGTCGAGTTGCTGACCGCGCGCTTGGCCGGCCGCGGCGGTTTTGTGGAGATCGGCGATACTACTGTTCGTTACTCGGAGCTGGCCGTGCCGTACCTTGAGCTGCAGGGCGCGTCCGGCCGTTACAGTTTTAGCCAGACTCTAGCGCTGGACGGTTTTGTCGGCCAGCGGCCGGGGAATTTTTGGGGACGCGAAGTCGGCGAAAATTATATCGCGGACAAAGACCGCGAAGTGTCGGTCGGCGGCGCGCGGCTCAGCTGGCGGCCGCTGGAAAATCTTAATCTTGGTTATTTAACAGCCTCGCGCCGGGCGGAAACGGACAATCTGCTGGGCAGCTATTCTTTGCACTCCGCGGAGATCGGTTACCAATGGGCAGATTATGCGGCGGTGGTGGAATTGGCCGAGTCGCAAAAAGACCATGCTGGCGCCACACGCACCGAGCTGCATTACGACACGGAGAAATACGGCTGGCAGATCGCTTACCGCGACATCGCGCCGGACTACCGCGCTTTGTCAGATTATTTCAATTATGCCGGTATGCGCGGCTGGTATTTTTACGGCAGCGCGCGGCCTTTGCGGTTGCTGTCTTTGAGCGGTTCTTACGAGACTTATTTGCAGCGTTTCGAGCGGGAAAAGCTGACCAATCCGGATTATATTGTTGAGCGTCTGCGCTTGCGTTTAGGTTTGGACAAAGTGCTTTTTTTCCGGCCAGCGGTTTCGTATTACAGCAATTACCGCGACAATTTCCGCTCCAGCGGCATCAACGCGCAGTTGTATGAGATCGAGCTTTGGCGGCGGCGACTATGGGCTGCTTATAATCTCTCGACCTGGCGTTACGAGTCGCCGTCCGCGGAGTATTCTACTGACCGCACGGAAGCCGGCTTGAATTACCGGCAGGATTGGTTTGGCTACCGGATCACCCGCGTCGACGAGCGGGCGCGTTATATTTTCGGTGGCAATACTTCCGCTTCGTCTGGCTGGGATCTGGTGGCGTCTCTCGGTGAATTCAAACTGCCGTACAACAGCAAATTTTCGATCAGTCACTGGTATCAGACGCGCAAAAATACTCTGGACACGCTGGACAAAAATAAAAACAGCCTGCGTCTGGCTTTTGGCCAATCTTTCGGCGACCTGTACTGGTATCTCAACGGCGTGGCCTCGCGGGAAAATTCTTTGTTTTATGAATACGAAGGCGAAGATTATGACCGCGAAGGTTATTATTATCACGACAAGCTGACCCAGTCGGAGATCTCCGGAGGTCTGGTTTATAAGTTCTAA
- a CDS encoding sigma-54 dependent transcriptional regulator, whose translation MYTKYWSETKTPALKPIVLVIDDDADLRQTTGLMLAKNYTVIEAGNGAAGLGELKKTAVDVVLCDIRMPDLSGLDVLENIKKSQPQLEVIMLTAVGDAKTAVQALKKGAFDFLVKPAEPEQLLHTCAQAVKKKDLVLKNLALEAELEPVRGPQILGESKVMQELFKKIQKIAKTTAAALITGETGTGKELAAHAIHALGPRAAKPFIAVNCGGIPNELLETELFGHERGSFTSAEERKYGKFELAQGGTIFLDEIGNMPLLMQAKMLRVLQEKELERVGGVKPIPLNVRFISATNEDLQACIKEKKFRADLYHRLKVVPLEIPPLRERQGDIALLAEHFLTRYNKLYHGNFTKISPAALDILEKYSWPGNVRELEHLVQRVITLEEGDTVLPEHLPEEFQSVKKPKTKN comes from the coding sequence ATGTATACCAAATACTGGTCAGAAACAAAAACGCCGGCGCTAAAGCCGATCGTGCTGGTAATTGACGATGACGCTGATCTGCGCCAGACCACCGGTTTGATGCTTGCCAAAAACTACACGGTGATCGAGGCCGGCAACGGAGCCGCCGGATTAGGTGAATTGAAAAAAACCGCTGTCGATGTGGTGCTCTGTGATATACGCATGCCAGATCTGAGCGGTCTGGATGTGCTGGAAAATATCAAAAAATCCCAGCCGCAGCTGGAAGTCATCATGCTCACCGCTGTCGGCGACGCCAAAACCGCGGTGCAGGCTTTGAAAAAGGGCGCTTTTGATTTTTTGGTCAAACCAGCCGAACCGGAACAACTGCTACACACCTGCGCGCAGGCCGTCAAAAAGAAAGACCTTGTTTTAAAAAACCTGGCGCTCGAAGCCGAACTCGAGCCGGTACGCGGCCCGCAGATCCTGGGCGAGAGCAAGGTCATGCAGGAGCTCTTCAAGAAAATCCAAAAAATCGCCAAAACCACGGCGGCGGCGCTCATCACCGGCGAGACCGGCACCGGCAAAGAGCTAGCGGCGCACGCCATCCACGCGCTGGGGCCGCGCGCCGCCAAACCTTTTATCGCGGTGAATTGCGGCGGCATACCAAACGAACTGCTGGAAACCGAACTTTTCGGCCATGAACGCGGGTCATTTACTTCGGCGGAGGAGCGCAAGTACGGCAAATTTGAGCTGGCGCAGGGCGGCACGATATTTCTCGACGAGATCGGCAACATGCCGCTGCTGATGCAGGCCAAAATGCTGCGTGTCCTGCAGGAAAAAGAACTGGAGCGCGTCGGCGGCGTCAAACCGATACCGCTCAATGTGCGGTTTATTTCCGCGACCAACGAAGATCTGCAGGCCTGCATCAAGGAGAAAAAATTCCGCGCGGATCTGTACCACCGGCTCAAAGTGGTGCCGCTGGAAATTCCGCCTTTGCGGGAACGCCAGGGTGACATTGCTTTACTGGCCGAGCATTTTTTGACACGCTACAACAAGCTTTACCACGGCAATTTCACCAAGATCAGTCCGGCGGCGCTGGATATTCTGGAAAAATATTCCTGGCCCGGCAATGTCCGCGAGCTGGAGCATCTCGTTCAGCGCGTCATCACTCTGGAAGAGGGTGACACCGTCTTGCCCGAGCATCTGCCGGAAGAATTTCAATCGGTAAAAAAGCCAAAAACCAAAAATTAA
- a CDS encoding prepilin-type N-terminal cleavage/methylation domain-containing protein: MRKGFTLVELSLTIFIIALIGAAALTGLEHYRQKAELRFQQGVIEEYLLWAKQEAVTRQRDIDLLFFEKGFTVQSSRGVLKEIALAKPFTVSSLRLGFNADGNPRFAGTLYLYRRGQTAAKMTVTVGSGLITWSPQ, from the coding sequence ATGCGTAAAGGCTTTACTTTAGTTGAGTTGAGTTTGACGATTTTTATAATCGCGCTGATCGGCGCGGCGGCTTTGACCGGACTGGAGCATTATCGGCAAAAAGCCGAACTGCGTTTTCAGCAGGGCGTCATTGAAGAATATTTGCTTTGGGCTAAACAAGAGGCTGTAACGCGGCAGCGCGATATTGATCTGTTGTTTTTTGAAAAAGGCTTTACCGTGCAGAGCAGCCGCGGGGTTTTAAAAGAAATTGCGCTGGCCAAACCGTTCACGGTTTCCAGTCTGCGTCTGGGCTTCAATGCTGACGGCAATCCGCGTTTTGCCGGTACGCTGTATCTTTACCGCCGCGGCCAGACCGCCGCGAAAATGACCGTGACTGTCGGCAGCGGCTTGATCACGTGGAGTCCGCAATGA
- a CDS encoding prepilin peptidase, with protein MLAPFWPKLFLFGFIGAVVYTDLKRQEVPYFCSLGFLALLYFQENYHGLFFGNLLIWLALFLLIKGLEKFHYRRPVFGGADFLLFFGTALYFEPARYILFLFLSFFLGMLVALGLLASRRVSKDAVLPFAPFIMAAFVIVEYWGGALLKMYESFYA; from the coding sequence ATGCTAGCGCCGTTCTGGCCAAAACTGTTTTTGTTTGGCTTTATTGGGGCGGTGGTCTATACAGATCTTAAACGCCAAGAAGTGCCGTATTTTTGTTCTTTAGGTTTTCTTGCTCTGCTGTATTTTCAGGAAAATTATCACGGCTTATTTTTCGGCAACCTGCTGATCTGGCTGGCCTTGTTTTTGCTGATCAAAGGCCTGGAAAAATTTCATTACCGCCGGCCGGTTTTTGGCGGCGCGGATTTTTTGCTTTTTTTCGGCACGGCTTTGTATTTCGAACCAGCGCGGTATATTTTGTTTTTATTCCTGTCATTTTTTCTCGGTATGCTGGTTGCGCTGGGGCTGCTGGCCAGCCGCAGGGTCAGTAAAGACGCCGTCCTGCCGTTTGCGCCGTTTATCATGGCGGCGTTTGTCATTGTGGAATACTGGGGCGGCGCGCTGCTGAAAATGTACGAGAGTTTTTATGCGTAA